Proteins co-encoded in one Cynocephalus volans isolate mCynVol1 chromosome 11, mCynVol1.pri, whole genome shotgun sequence genomic window:
- the LOC134390260 gene encoding uncharacterized protein LOC134390260, whose amino-acid sequence MQPQAQCPPKYPTSPAPPEDTHTNPAPQNYNHKPRPTQLHLRAQTPPKCTHGPSPTDYPHAPGPASTQGHAWNQDPTPHSYTPQPNHPNCTPRPSPTQLHPRAIQPHLYPQAQNPLAQPSPKCNQRPSTCQSSTRDKPPLRYQPPPRYPQGPRTPKSTPTVRRLLNCTYGPSPHPTAPTGPAPTNCPHGTSPTNYPHMPSPHPGACMGPGHPHLRVHT is encoded by the coding sequence ATGCAACCACAGGCCCAATGCCCGCCAAAGTACCCCACGAGCCCAGCACCCCCCGAAGACACCCACACAAACCCAGCTCCCCAGAACTATAACCACAAACCCAGGCCAACCCAACTGCACCTACGGGCCCAGACCCCACCCAagtgcacccacgggcccagccccaccgACTACCCACATGCGCCCGGCCCGGCCTCCACCCAGGGGCATGCATGGAACCAggaccccaccccccacagctACACACCTCAGCCCAACCATCCAAACTGCACCCCTAGGCCCAGCCcaacccaactgcaccctcgggccatcCAGCCCCATCTGTACCCAcaggcacagaaccctctggcccagccCTCCCCGAAATGCAACCAACGGCCCAGTACCTGCCAAAGTTCCACACGGGACAAGCCACCACTAAGGTACCAGCCACCACCAAGGTACCCCCAGGGACCAAGAACCCCCAAAAGTACACCCACGGTCCGACGCCTACTCAACTGCACCTACGGGCCCAGCCCCCatccaactgcacccacgggcccagcccccaccaactgcCCCCATGGGACCAGCCCCACCAACTACCCACACATGCCCAGCCCGCACCCAGGTGCATGCATGGGACCAGGACACCCCCACCTCCGGGTACACACCTGA